A genomic segment from Methanolobus zinderi encodes:
- the twy1 gene encoding 4-demethylwyosine synthase TYW1 — MSRRRQKVREITDFKSLLKKQGYSLAGKHSAVKTCLWLGRAIKGEGECYKSHFYGIQSHRCLQMTPTLMCNQKCLHCWRPTEIDVPMPDGWDSPVEIVGSCIDSQRKLISGFGGSAPRELWMEGNEPGHVAISLSGEPTLFPHLPELIEEFKSKGLTTFVVSNGTVPAMMEKINPSQLYMSLDAPDRQTYEKVCVPNSPGLWERINESLDILRNKDTRTVIRITLIKGVNMFNPEAYAELISKADPDYIEVKAYMHLGFSRKRLPREAMPSHEEVLEFSAEVAEYLGYQVADDVEISRVVLLSKDGSVSHLI; from the coding sequence ATGTCCAGAAGAAGACAAAAGGTACGGGAAATTACGGACTTTAAATCCCTCCTGAAAAAGCAGGGATATAGTCTTGCAGGCAAGCATTCTGCTGTGAAGACCTGCCTCTGGCTTGGCAGGGCTATCAAAGGCGAGGGCGAGTGCTACAAATCTCATTTTTACGGCATTCAGTCACACCGCTGTCTCCAGATGACGCCGACGCTTATGTGTAATCAGAAGTGTCTGCATTGCTGGAGACCTACTGAGATCGACGTCCCTATGCCCGATGGCTGGGACTCTCCAGTGGAAATAGTGGGGTCATGTATCGATTCTCAGCGGAAGTTAATTTCCGGTTTTGGCGGCTCTGCTCCAAGGGAGCTCTGGATGGAGGGCAATGAGCCCGGACACGTGGCAATATCCCTGTCAGGAGAACCCACACTCTTTCCTCATCTTCCAGAACTAATTGAGGAATTCAAAAGTAAGGGCCTTACAACCTTTGTTGTAAGCAACGGCACCGTACCTGCGATGATGGAAAAGATCAACCCTTCCCAGCTTTACATGAGTCTTGACGCACCTGACAGGCAGACCTACGAAAAGGTCTGTGTCCCGAATTCTCCCGGTCTCTGGGAAAGGATAAACGAGTCACTCGATATTCTTCGGAACAAGGATACAAGGACCGTCATACGTATAACCCTGATCAAGGGTGTCAATATGTTCAACCCTGAGGCTTATGCTGAACTTATAAGCAAGGCAGATCCGGATTATATAGAGGTTAAAGCTTACATGCACCTGGGTTTCTCCAGAAAGAGGCTTCCGCGTGAAGCAATGCCATCCCATGAAGAGGTACTTGAATTCTCGGCTGAGGTTGCAGAGTATCTGGGATACCAGGTTGCCGATGATGTGGAGATAAGCAGGGTGGTCCTTCTCTCAAAGGACGGCTCGGTCTCACACCTTATTTGA
- a CDS encoding M18 family aminopeptidase: MEYISDFFEFIKKATAPVQTVDAIKERFDAEGFTELNMDKPWKLKASGKYYLSPYPSMLVGFTVGSDQYLQKGVKMIAAHTDNPGFRIKPDPEVDREGMLTLNVEKYGGPILSAWFDRPLSIAGRIAVKSDEVLRPKLIHLDFQRPILTIPNLAIHMNRDINKGMEIKVQKEMQPLMTLLMEEEIKDDYLLNLVAKEAGVSPEDILDMDLNVYCREEGILVGSKEEFVSCPRIDDLSMVYAAMKALTGSEHKDGINMVAFMDNEEIGSMTRQGADSMMLSTVLERVHAGIKGAEQVSTPKSMDIFVISADGAHGFHPNYSEKSDITSKPVMNKGVAIKISGNRSYASEVETIAAFQQLCDRAGVEYQKFVNHSDEPGGKTLGPLLSKYLPVHVVDVGVPMLAMHSTRELMGKQDFLDSIEIFRTFFRLEE; this comes from the coding sequence ATGGAATATATAAGTGATTTTTTTGAATTTATTAAAAAAGCGACAGCACCGGTTCAGACAGTGGATGCCATAAAAGAGCGTTTTGATGCTGAAGGTTTCACAGAATTGAATATGGATAAGCCATGGAAGTTAAAAGCTTCAGGGAAATACTATCTATCCCCCTATCCTTCCATGCTTGTGGGCTTTACTGTAGGGAGCGATCAATATCTCCAAAAAGGAGTAAAGATGATCGCTGCGCATACGGATAATCCCGGATTCAGAATAAAACCCGATCCCGAGGTTGACCGTGAAGGGATGCTGACGCTGAATGTGGAGAAATATGGCGGTCCTATTCTGAGTGCATGGTTCGATCGTCCTCTGTCCATAGCCGGAAGGATAGCAGTGAAGTCCGATGAGGTGCTCAGGCCTAAATTGATCCACCTGGATTTCCAAAGACCGATACTTACCATCCCAAATCTTGCAATCCATATGAATCGTGATATCAATAAAGGTATGGAGATCAAGGTTCAGAAAGAAATGCAGCCTCTCATGACCCTGTTGATGGAAGAGGAGATCAAGGATGATTATCTGCTGAATCTGGTTGCAAAGGAAGCCGGCGTCAGTCCTGAAGATATCCTGGACATGGACCTGAATGTCTATTGTCGCGAAGAGGGCATCCTGGTGGGCTCAAAAGAAGAATTTGTTTCCTGTCCGAGAATAGATGATCTGTCCATGGTTTATGCTGCTATGAAGGCTCTTACAGGATCGGAACATAAGGACGGGATCAACATGGTGGCTTTCATGGATAATGAGGAGATAGGTTCCATGACCAGACAGGGTGCTGACTCCATGATGCTGAGCACTGTTCTGGAAAGAGTGCATGCGGGCATAAAGGGAGCTGAACAGGTATCCACCCCTAAGTCAATGGACATCTTTGTAATATCGGCTGATGGTGCCCATGGCTTCCATCCCAATTACAGTGAAAAAAGCGATATCACCAGCAAGCCTGTAATGAACAAAGGTGTGGCGATCAAGATCAGCGGAAATCGTTCATATGCCTCGGAAGTTGAGACCATTGCGGCTTTTCAGCAATTGTGTGACAGGGCCGGTGTTGAATACCAGAAATTCGTGAACCATTCCGATGAACCTGGAGGAAAGACCCTGGGTCCCTTGCTCAGCAAATACCTGCCTGTTCATGTGGTGGATGTGGGTGTTCCGATGCTGGCAATGCATTCTACCAGGGAGCTTATGGGTAAACAGGACTTTCTGGATTCCATCGAGATTTTCAGGACATTTTTCCGGTTAGAAGAATGA
- the mtbA gene encoding methylcobamide:CoM methyltransferase MtbA: MAEYTPKERLARALTGQPVDRMPAISVTQTGTVDQMEASGAFWPEANEDAEKMAALAEAGHTVVGFEAVRVPFDITAEAEFFGCEIKPGTMEQQPSVIGHVISNTEDIEKFKGYNLDHGRIGVVCDAIRILADKYGDELPVMGSMIGPFSLAQHLNGDDWFMAIFTDEAFGLALMEFTTDFCVAYAKKMVENGADTMVIIDPTASAQLIGAEFYEKFVVPYHAKIVDAMHEANVPVVLHICGDTTKGLALMESSGVDAISVDQNVDVATAVGNVDKAVIVGNLDPVNVLWNQTPEVVKEESQKVLDAGVGLLAPGCGIVSKTPTENLQAMVEMAKSHKY, encoded by the coding sequence ATGGCAGAATACACCCCTAAAGAAAGATTAGCACGTGCACTTACAGGGCAACCTGTTGACAGGATGCCTGCAATATCAGTTACACAGACAGGTACCGTTGACCAGATGGAAGCTTCAGGAGCTTTCTGGCCCGAGGCCAACGAGGATGCTGAGAAGATGGCAGCACTCGCAGAAGCGGGTCACACCGTAGTAGGTTTTGAGGCTGTACGTGTACCCTTTGACATCACCGCAGAGGCCGAGTTCTTCGGCTGTGAGATCAAACCCGGTACGATGGAGCAGCAACCCTCTGTTATCGGTCATGTGATAAGTAACACAGAAGATATCGAGAAATTCAAGGGCTACAATCTTGACCACGGAAGGATCGGTGTTGTCTGTGATGCTATCAGGATCCTTGCAGACAAGTACGGTGATGAACTTCCTGTCATGGGCAGTATGATCGGTCCTTTCTCCCTTGCACAGCATCTCAATGGTGACGACTGGTTCATGGCCATATTCACAGACGAGGCTTTCGGTCTTGCACTTATGGAATTCACAACAGACTTCTGTGTTGCATATGCAAAGAAGATGGTTGAGAACGGTGCTGACACAATGGTGATCATCGATCCTACAGCAAGTGCCCAGCTTATTGGTGCAGAGTTCTATGAGAAGTTCGTTGTACCATACCACGCAAAGATAGTTGATGCAATGCACGAGGCCAACGTACCTGTAGTATTGCACATCTGTGGTGACACCACCAAGGGACTTGCACTCATGGAATCATCAGGTGTGGATGCCATAAGTGTTGACCAGAATGTGGATGTTGCAACAGCTGTTGGAAATGTGGACAAGGCAGTGATCGTCGGTAACCTCGATCCTGTGAATGTCCTCTGGAACCAGACTCCTGAGGTCGTAAAGGAAGAATCACAGAAGGTCCTGGATGCAGGAGTAGGTCTGCTGGCACCTGGATGTGGTATTGTCAGCAAGACACCCACCGAGAACCTGCAGGCAATGGTCGAGATGGCAAAGAGCCACAAGTATTGA
- a CDS encoding monomethylamine:corrinoid methyltransferase — MQNMYKYLKSAIEGETKTEKQHDLDVFKKSEELAVKYDIEYDNKSFVPTDLEMADATFEAGIELLHTVGVYCRSTERIIHIDEEDILKSLNVINPLEIGRLKEKVAIPHRYPLVSIPPVIIGGPMGGSVSEENFIFINLSSVMENVVQGIYSGAMKQFCGEYIKPKSPLEMLAVLKAARQERLATKIGGREGLALMGPSTPTLPTSYLLVSSEELYSCNDPQEVYMDDLKVDYETLSKCIYHQEHGNHYLSGQVPVFGGPCIGSPEGLAIIDVAETLQSKVLAHSSIHASGAVHVDSGSSSAKEIMWASNLSSLAISRNMNYYTARYYWNTAGICTEMMFYETAAQAIGDTVCGRDILLGPVGSRGGVADHSSGLESRFMGEMAQMATHLSLEEANRLVAKIYSKYRDKLTNPPKGKPFDKCYRIKSEYDLEPTDEYNSLYRKVSYEILGDFPGEPV, encoded by the coding sequence ATGCAAAATATGTACAAGTATCTAAAAAGTGCAATAGAAGGTGAAACAAAAACCGAAAAACAACATGATCTTGATGTATTTAAGAAATCAGAGGAACTTGCTGTAAAATACGACATCGAGTATGATAATAAATCCTTTGTACCCACTGATCTTGAGATGGCTGATGCAACCTTTGAAGCGGGCATAGAACTACTTCATACAGTGGGAGTCTACTGCAGGAGTACAGAAAGGATCATTCATATAGATGAAGAAGATATCCTGAAATCACTGAATGTTATTAATCCACTTGAGATTGGCAGACTTAAGGAAAAAGTAGCTATACCTCATCGGTATCCACTTGTGTCAATCCCGCCGGTGATAATAGGCGGACCAATGGGTGGAAGCGTTTCCGAGGAGAACTTCATTTTTATCAATTTAAGCTCGGTAATGGAAAATGTAGTCCAGGGAATCTACAGTGGTGCAATGAAGCAGTTCTGTGGGGAGTACATCAAACCGAAAAGTCCACTTGAGATGTTAGCAGTTCTGAAGGCAGCAAGACAGGAAAGGCTTGCCACAAAAATTGGAGGGCGCGAAGGGCTGGCACTTATGGGCCCAAGTACGCCGACGCTGCCGACATCATACCTGCTCGTATCGTCGGAGGAACTGTACTCGTGTAACGATCCGCAGGAAGTCTACATGGACGATCTAAAAGTTGATTATGAGACCCTTTCCAAGTGTATCTACCACCAGGAACACGGAAACCACTACCTTTCAGGACAGGTACCTGTTTTCGGAGGACCGTGTATCGGCTCACCTGAAGGCCTTGCCATCATCGATGTGGCAGAGACCCTGCAGTCAAAGGTGCTGGCACACTCAAGCATACACGCCTCAGGGGCGGTGCATGTAGATTCCGGTTCATCCTCCGCAAAGGAGATAATGTGGGCTTCCAATCTCTCATCCCTTGCGATCTCCCGTAACATGAACTATTATACTGCAAGATATTACTGGAACACAGCAGGAATTTGCACCGAGATGATGTTCTACGAGACCGCAGCACAGGCAATCGGAGATACGGTCTGCGGAAGGGACATCCTGCTGGGACCCGTGGGATCCCGTGGAGGAGTTGCTGATCACTCGTCAGGCCTGGAATCAAGATTCATGGGAGAGATGGCACAGATGGCAACCCACCTCTCACTGGAGGAGGCAAACAGGCTCGTGGCAAAGATCTATTCAAAATACAGGGACAAACTCACAAATCCACCCAAGGGTAAGCCCTTTGACAAGTGCTACAGGATAAAATCAGAATACGATCTCGAGCCAACCGATGAATATAACTCCCTCTACAGGAAGGTTTCATATGAGATATTGGGGGATTTCCCGGGGGAGCCGGTGTGA
- a CDS encoding methyltransferase cognate corrinoid protein has translation MSNQEILDKLKDTIVNQNINGCAEATQEALDAGLTPVEIINDGLSPGMKVIGDKFEAAEIYLPQIMMSAKAMNAAMEILLPIMEAEKGEADEGAGLAITYVQEGDIHDIGHRLVTTMLGANGFKIVDLGVDVPNDTLVEEVAKNKGKKMLLVGSALMTTSMLGQKDTVEMLSEEGLRESVKIMFGGAPVSDKWIEEIGADATAENAADAARVALNLMK, from the coding sequence ATGTCAAACCAGGAAATTTTAGACAAACTCAAGGACACCATTGTAAATCAGAACATCAATGGTTGCGCCGAAGCTACCCAGGAAGCCCTGGATGCCGGACTCACTCCTGTTGAGATCATCAACGACGGTCTTTCGCCAGGAATGAAGGTAATCGGAGACAAATTCGAGGCAGCAGAAATCTACCTTCCACAGATCATGATGTCCGCAAAGGCAATGAACGCCGCAATGGAAATCCTTCTGCCTATCATGGAAGCAGAGAAGGGAGAAGCTGACGAGGGTGCAGGTCTTGCAATCACATACGTGCAGGAAGGAGATATCCACGATATCGGCCACCGCCTTGTGACAACCATGCTCGGTGCAAACGGTTTCAAGATCGTGGATCTTGGAGTCGATGTGCCAAACGACACACTTGTTGAGGAAGTTGCAAAGAACAAGGGCAAGAAAATGCTGCTTGTGGGCTCAGCACTCATGACAACATCCATGCTCGGCCAGAAGGACACAGTTGAGATGCTTTCCGAAGAGGGCTTGAGGGAATCCGTGAAGATCATGTTCGGCGGAGCACCAGTATCCGATAAATGGATCGAGGAGATCGGAGCAGATGCAACAGCAGAGAATGCAGCAGACGCAGCCCGTGTGGCACTCAACCTTATGAAATAA
- the mtbC gene encoding dimethylamine corrinoid protein MtbC, with translation MSNEEMFKQLSDAIVSCKKDAVLAAVEKARDEGIPPAEIIEKGLAAGMNEVGVLFERGKLFLPHVMMAAGAMEAGVALLEKDMPKDAASKKLGIIVNGTVEGDVHDIGKSIVSTMLQSAGFEVHDIGRDVPLQDFIDKVKETNADMVGLSALMTTTLQGQKDVIEMLKEQGMRDGVKVMVGGAPATEAWANKIGADCYAENASEAVTKAKELLL, from the coding sequence ATGAGCAACGAAGAAATGTTCAAACAACTTTCTGACGCCATCGTTTCCTGCAAGAAGGATGCTGTTTTAGCAGCCGTAGAAAAGGCAAGGGACGAAGGTATTCCGCCTGCTGAGATCATAGAGAAAGGTCTTGCAGCCGGAATGAACGAAGTGGGTGTCCTCTTTGAGAGGGGTAAGTTATTCCTGCCACATGTAATGATGGCAGCAGGTGCAATGGAAGCCGGTGTGGCACTTCTGGAAAAAGACATGCCAAAGGATGCTGCAAGTAAGAAACTTGGTATTATCGTAAATGGTACCGTTGAAGGTGACGTCCATGACATCGGTAAGTCTATCGTTTCCACAATGCTGCAATCTGCAGGATTTGAGGTTCATGACATCGGAAGGGATGTCCCTCTCCAGGACTTCATTGACAAGGTAAAGGAAACAAACGCAGACATGGTCGGTCTTTCAGCACTCATGACAACGACCCTCCAGGGACAGAAGGACGTCATTGAGATGCTCAAGGAACAGGGAATGAGAGACGGTGTAAAGGTCATGGTTGGCGGTGCTCCCGCAACAGAAGCCTGGGCAAACAAGATCGGTGCTGACTGCTACGCAGAGAATGCCAGTGAAGCTGTCACAAAGGCAAAGGAACTGCTTCTTTAA